GTCGGCGGCCCGCCAGGCGGCCTGCGCCCGTCCCGCAGGGCTGTGCGCGCCCCGCCCGGCGGGCTCCCGGCCGAACAGGCCGGCCAGCCGATCCCCGAGCCACGCCGCCGCGGCGCCGACCCGCACCAGGAAGCCGCGGACGGGTCCCGGGACCAGCGCCGGCCACCGCTCCGGCACGCCCTCGGTGGGCACGCCCGGCCGCGGATCGTAGCTGTCGGCCGCGGGAGGAGTCGTGCTGGCCGCCGGGCCTGCGGCCGCCAGCGGTCGCACCCTCGCCGGGGATGTCTCCCGTACTCTCAACCTGCCTCCTGCGCTCCCGGAAGTTATCGACTCCGCGGACGCGAAAGTTGCCCTCGATCAAACTGTTAACTTGACAGTCTTGCTGTAACGTTTTACCGTGGCGGACATGGCCAGCAAGCGGTTCAAGCTCGAAGACCTGGCGGATACCGCCGGCGTCTCGATCCGCACCGTGCGCTACTACGTGCAGCGCGGGCTGTTGCCGCAGCCGGAGTTCCGGGCCCGGGGCACCCTGTACGACGAGGAGCACCTGCTGCGGTTGCTTGCCATCCGGCACCTGCAGGCTCGCTTCCTGCCCCTGGACGCCATCGCGGGCGTGCTCGGCCCGGCCGACCGCCAGCGCCTCGAGGCCCTCGCGGCGGGTGCCGACCCCGGATTGGGCGCGCCTGTCGCGCCGCACTCTCCTCCGGCCGGTGAAAGAAACCAGACACCAGGTTCGTTACCCGTCCATAGCGCCACCTGGCAGCGCTGGGAGCTGGCGCCCGGGCTCGAATTGCACCTCTCCGACGCGGCCGCCCCGCGCGTGCGGGACCTGGCCGACCGACTCCGCACGCTCGCGCAGCAAGAGGAGGTTCCACGATGAATGCCACCGCCACCCCGCCCGTCCCGGCCGGCCTCAGGACCAGCCAGGGCGACCTGATCCCCTTGCGCGGCGTCAAGCTATCGGGCGACCTGGTAGGCCGCACGGCACGGCTGCGAATCGAGCAGACCTACGCGGTCGCGGGCGACCGGCCCGTCGAGGCCATCTACACCTTCCCCGTGCCGGCCGAAGCCATGGTCTGCGGCTTCAACTTCTCATGTGGCGATCGCACCCTCGCGGGCGAGGTGCGCGAGCGCGAACGGGCCTACCGCGAATACGTGAGGGCGGTGGACGCCGGCCACGGCGCGGCCCTCCTCGAGCGCGAGCGTTCCAACGTGCTGTCGGTACAGGTCGGCAACCTGCTGCCCGGCGAGGAGACGAAGGTCGTCGTCGAGTACCTGCAGACGGTAGATGCGGCCGACGGCGAGTGGCGCTGGGCCATTCCCACCCTGGTGGCGCCGCGCTA
Above is a genomic segment from Candidatus Tanganyikabacteria bacterium containing:
- a CDS encoding MerR family transcriptional regulator; the protein is MASKRFKLEDLADTAGVSIRTVRYYVQRGLLPQPEFRARGTLYDEEHLLRLLAIRHLQARFLPLDAIAGVLGPADRQRLEALAAGADPGLGAPVAPHSPPAGERNQTPGSLPVHSATWQRWELAPGLELHLSDAAAPRVRDLADRLRTLAQQEEVPR